CCAAACCGGTGCGTCTTTTCACTTCTGTGCGCAGGGCATCGAGAACCTGTTTTCGTAGCGGATTTCCTGGCAGCGGCGTCAGATCCGCGTCCGAAGCATGAACGCCAAAACCAAAAGCGCACAAGCCGGCCAACACCAGGGATAATAAAAGCGTGAGTGTCTTGTGTTTCATGTTCTGGTTGTTACTCGAATAATGGTTTCATAAAACTGCGTTCAATGCTTTTAATACAGCGGGTCTCTTGCTTGAATTGAAATGCCTTTTTGCAAAATTATTTTACCAGTACTCGGGCTTATTCAATGCTTTAACACAACGGGGGACTCCCGTTAAAGGCCCAATCTCGCCGCCGTCCAACGACTGACAAAGCCAGCCTTCCGGTTGGGTCAGTTCAAAAGGCGCTTTAGCCGTATCTTCCGAAATGAGACCGAAACCTGCTTTTGAATAAAAATTCGGATCACCATAGGTAAATACCAGTTTCACGCCTTCTTCCTTCAACCGGTCAATGCCAAAATCAATCAGTCGTTGACCAACGCCTTTCCCCTGGTGGTTTGTGTGAACGGCCACGGGCGACAGAAGAAACGCTTCAACCGGCGCATCGAACGATAACCTGGTGAAGAAAATGCTGCCGATTATTTTTTCATTCTCGGTGGCAACGAACCCAAAAATATCGTAAGGCTCGGTTTCATTCATCAAATCGAGAACCAACTGCCCAATCAGCGCCCCTTCTGACCGGCCCTCCGAATCGGAAAATGTTTTCGTAAATAGCTGCTGGATTTCCGATTGGTCAGATTTTTTGTATGCGGATAGTTTCATTTTCCATGGACGATTGGCTTGTGGTGGGTACGACGCTAATCAGCCATGTGGCTTTTTGCGTCGGCTGGATTCGCCTGTTCAGTTTTTCTTACGTCAAAGATATCCGCGTCGACCCCCATAGCCTTGGCACGTTCCTTCCATTGTTTTCGCGCCAGAACGCGCATGTCTTCAACATCGTCTGTTTCATCCACAATTTCCATGCCCATAAGCGTCTCGATTAAATCCTCCAGTGTAACCAAACCATCCGTCCCCCCATGCTCATCGACGACGATAGCAATGTGATGGCGATCCTTAAGAAAACGCTCCAACAATGCTATCAACGAAATTGACTCAGGAACAAAAAGGATTTCACGCTTCAATTCCCTGAGCCTTTTCTCGTTTTGCTTCTGGGCGTTGTTAATCAGCACATCCTCTTTAAGAACAAAGCCAGTTATGTCGTCAATATGCATCGCATAGAGCGGTAGGCGTGAAAAAGGGGTCTGGGTAACGTGTTTCAACGAGTCAATAATTTTCATATCCTCGGGTAATGCGGAGATTACAGCACGTGGCGTCATAATATCATCCACTTTTAGCGATTCGAATCGGAATA
This window of the uncultured Desulfosarcina sp. genome carries:
- a CDS encoding N-acetyltransferase translates to MKLSAYKKSDQSEIQQLFTKTFSDSEGRSEGALIGQLVLDLMNETEPYDIFGFVATENEKIIGSIFFTRLSFDAPVEAFLLSPVAVHTNHQGKGVGQRLIDFGIDRLKEEGVKLVFTYGDPNFYSKAGFGLISEDTAKAPFELTQPEGWLCQSLDGGEIGPLTGVPRCVKALNKPEYW